A genome region from Gossypium hirsutum isolate 1008001.06 chromosome A04, Gossypium_hirsutum_v2.1, whole genome shotgun sequence includes the following:
- the LOC107940864 gene encoding uncharacterized protein: MAHFITTQKPIKFLHVFLTLVSLISPLLSSSPPPPSIHDLLLSRGLPKGLLPKEVKSYTLSDNGTLEVFLDEPCLTKYENRVFFDSVVRANLSYGSLIGVVGLSQEELFLWLPVKDIIVDDPKSGLILFDIGLAYKQLSLSLFEEPPNCKPQGILRNQVRKQKGFEALR; this comes from the exons atggcacatttcattACCACCCAAAAACCCATAAAATTCCTTCATGTTTTCCTCACCTTAGTTTCTTTGATTTCACCCTTACTTTCGTCTTCACCGCCACCGCCTTCAATCCATGATCTCCTCCTTTCTAGAGGCTTGCCCAAAGGGTTACTCCCAAAGGAAGTGAAATCGTACACACTTTCCGATAATGGAACACTCGAGGTGTTCCTCGACGAGCCTTGCTTGACCAAGTATGAGAATAGGGTTTTTTTCGACAGTGTTGTGAGGGCTAACCTTAGCTATGGTAGTCTCATTGGTGTGGTTGGTTTAAGCCAAGAAGAGTTATTCCTTTGGTTGCCTGTCAAAGACATCATCGTTGATGACCCTAAATCTGGTCTCATTTTGTTTGACATTGGTCTTGCTTATAAACAGCTTTCTTTGTCTCTCTTTGAAGAACCTCCTAACTGTAAACCTCAAG GAATATTGAGGAATCAAGTGAGGAAGCAGAAAGGGTTTGAGGCTTTGAGATAA